A genomic stretch from Xiphophorus maculatus strain JP 163 A chromosome 14, X_maculatus-5.0-male, whole genome shotgun sequence includes:
- the LOC102219385 gene encoding serine/threonine-protein phosphatase PP1-beta catalytic subunit: MAEGELDVDSLISRLLEVRGCRPGKIVQMTEAEVRGLCIKSREIFLSQPILLELEAPLKICGDIHGQYTDLLRLFEYGGFPPEANYLFLGDYVDRGKQSLETICLLLAYKIKYPENFFLLRGNHECASINRIYGFYDECKRRFNIKLWKTFTDCFNCLPIAAIVDEKIFCCHGGLSPDLQSMEQIRRIMRPTDVPDTGLLCDLLWSDPDKDVQGWGENDRGVSFTFGADVVSKFLNRHDLDLICRAHQVVEDGYEFFAKRQLVTLFSAPNYCGEFDNAGGMMSVDETLMCSFQILKPSEKKAKYQYGGMNSGRPVTPPRTAQPPKKR; encoded by the exons ATGGCGGAGGGGGAGTTGGACGTTGACTCGTTGATTTCCAGGCTTCTAGAGG TACGAGGATGCCGCCCAGGCAAGATCGTCCAGATGACGGAGGCGGAGGTGCGCGGCCTCTGCATCAAATCCCGGGAAATTTTCCTTAGCCAGCCAATCCTGCTGGAGCTGGAGGCTCCGCTCAAAATCTGCG GTGACATCCACGGACAGTACACAGACCTGCTGAGGCTGTTTGAGTACGGCGGCTTCCCTCCAGAGGCGAACTACCTGTTCCTGGGCGACTACGTGGACAGAGGGAAGCAGTCGCTGGAGACCATCTGCCTGCTGCTGGCGTACAAGATCAAATACCCCGAGAACTTCTTCCTGCTCCGGGGCAACCACGAGTGTGCCTCCATCAACCGCATCTACGGCTTCTACGACGAGT GTAAACGCAGGTTCAACATCAAACTGTGGAAGACTTTTACCGACTGTTTCAACTGCCTGCCCATCGCCGCCATAGTGGATGAGAAGATCTTCTGTTGCCATGGAG GACTTTCTCCTGACCTCCAGTCTATGGAGCAGATCAGACGGATCATGAGACCCACAGACGTGCCTGACACAG GTCTTCTGTGCGACCTGCTGTGGTCGGACCCCGATAAGGACGTGCAGGGCTGGGGGGAGAACGACCGCGGCGTCTCCTTCACGTTCGGCGCCGACGTGGTCAGCAAGTTCCTCAACCGTCACGATTTGGACCTCATCTGTAGAGCTCACCAG GTGGTAGAAGATGGGTATGAGTTCTTTGCCAAGCGGCAGCTGGTGACTCTGTTCTCGGCTCCCAACTACTGCGGGGAGTTTGACAACGCCGGTGGCATGATGAGCGTGGACGAAACCCTGATGTGCTCCTTCCAG ATCCTGAAGCCGTCTGAGAAGAAGGCCAAGTACCAGTATGGAGGGATGAACTCCGGCCGGCCCGTCACGCCGCCCCGCACAGCCCAACCCCCGAAAAAACGATGa